The following are encoded together in the Triticum dicoccoides isolate Atlit2015 ecotype Zavitan chromosome 6B, WEW_v2.0, whole genome shotgun sequence genome:
- the LOC119320534 gene encoding F-box protein At5g07610-like translates to MASNPVVLPSDVLAEVLRRLVPHTLAAARLVCRAWRDTVDARLRGHLLSHSVRGIFINFTRLRFSEFFSRPMTGPAISGGLDFLPCMGVTVTDHCNGLLLCRGLRHECDDALPRDYVVNPATRRWARLPQRPGSNVLGFDQSAYLVFEPTMSTHYQVFLVPCVLAAGESHSDHDDALLEPEWPPDLYVIHVFSSATQQWDKRIFVREGEAAGLVRNMHSDLWYNLYHYHAVYSRSTLYIHCEHGYLMRMCLSDDTYRVIKLPGVSELPLKGYPEHHLGRSLRGVYCAVSHKRSPLLQVWHLNESCSQIEWVLNHDTTLKTFEHEDYAQQMGRQWILHDVNYCKSLPELEEKYEWNSDEDNILDSEYDVEEDNVLEEGYEGNYYFLGFHPYKEIVFLISSRRKTRVLAYDRNSSKCQDMGNVCSAYYNPVCGLPFGEMDSAFPYTPCWIGVFPGNELESLFEDKELHRKKSELEEESNLSCMAVYEMRKFCGRAQRFKDSTTKIGRRRH, encoded by the exons GCCTCGAATCCGGTCGTGCTACCCAGCGACGTCCTCGCGGAGGTCCTCCGGCGCCTCGTGCCGCACACCCTAGCCGCGGCCCGGCTGGTCTGCAGAGCATGGCGCGACACCGTCGACGCCCGCCTGCGTGGCCACCTGCTCTCGCACTCGGTGCGCGGGATCTTCATCAACTTCACCCGGCTTAGATTCTCAGAGTTCTTCTCCCGTCCCATGACTGGTCCGGCGATCTCTGGAGGGCTCGACTTCTTGCCCTGCATGGGCGTCACGGTCACGGACCATTGCAACGGGCTATTGCTTTGCCGGGGTCTGAGACACGAGTGTGACGATGCACTGCCGCGCGATTATGTCGTGAACCCGGCGACGCGTCGGTGGGCACGCCTGCCCCAACGTCCTGGGTCAAACGTGTTGGGATTCGATCAAAGTGCCTACCTCGTGTTCGAACCGACCATGTCGACACACTATCAGGTATTTTTGGTTCCATGTGTGCTAGCTGCCGGTGAATCGCACAGCGACCATGATGATGCGTTGCTTGAACCGGAGTGGCCTCCGGACTTATATGTCATCCATGTGTTCTCATCGGCGACTCAGCAGTGGGACAAGAGGATCTTCGTTCGAGAAGGGGAGGCTGCAGGGCTCGTCCGCAACATGCATTCGGATTTGTGGTATaacctatatcattatcatgccgtCTACTCGCGAAGCACGCTCTACATCCATTGCGAGCATGGCTATCTCATGAG AATGTGTTTGTCAGATGACACATACAGAGTAATTAAACTACCAGGTGTCAGTGAACTTCCACTAAAAGGATATCCTGAGCACCATTTGGGTAGATCACTGAGAGGGGTGTATTGTGCAGTATCTCATAAGAGGAGTCCGCTTCTTCAGGTTTGGCATCTCAATGAATCGTGCAGTCAAATAGAGTGGGTGCTAAACCATGATACCACTCTTAAGACCTTTGAACATGAGGACTATGCTCAACAAATGGGTAGACAATGGATCTTACATGATGTTAACTACTGTAAGTCGTTGCCTGAGT TGGAAGAGAAATATGAATGGAACTCCGACGAGGATAACATTCTTGACAGTGAATATGATGTTGAAGAGGATAACGTTCTTGAAGAGGGATATGAAGGAAATTATTATTTCCTTGGGTTTCATCCTTATAAAGAGATTGTCTTCTTAATTTCATCAAGGAGAAAAACAAGAGTATTGGCATATGATCGCAACAGCTCGAAATGTCAAGACATGGGCAATGTGTGTTCAGCATATTACAACCCGGTCTGCGGACTACCATTTGGGGAGATGGACTCAGCTTTCCCGTATACGCCTTGTTGGATAGGCGTGTTTCCTGGAAACGAATTAGAATCGCTATTTGAAGATAAGGAGCTTCATAGGAAAAAGTCGGAATTGGAAGAGGAATCCAACCTTTCATGCATGGCCGTGTACGAGATGCGCAAGTTCTGTGGGCGCGCCCAGAGGTTCAAGGACTCTACCACCAAGATTGGTCGCAGACGGCACTAG